One Megasphaera elsdenii DSM 20460 genomic window carries:
- a CDS encoding helix-turn-helix domain-containing protein: MIVETYPIALKKFMKFTKTKSVTLAERIGYDVSYISKWINGAKLPSSRAIERVNEDAAALFAETIEKLDRREDCCRYFSFPDTTEDLTFAISDYLSRAYRTSLQNGRTEKSKKSWPVRIVTSHQKAAHFLKDLFRKKIPTLTGKEELVIYGEFFDFYDDGFWSYLDVPSHYKRLRIRIGLDKEKLRRHPKYVTRLYAVLNRFMDAEFTFYDFSALSDANLIILKDQFVIQYSLQSHRGMMMCSYIDDPAVVHDIYERFGVHHTPKLLTHIQSPWNDDYGYRTSFYETSRFCFFLTNGIEYLLPQEVFDRLISESSADRAGNIERLCITWEEIIAKARVSLIVPTPSFMRYLETGHIDLTDVQYTLTPSERIEHLKVIARTLTQSQCITLSTMHLSPAFLSYKEANLSFYSNYRMSFFKKNTLAMNSQADPFYIIVDKELDKMVLDYFDSMTKASYCQPCNGPELESKIRIYQHMLEKITSLAGA; encoded by the coding sequence ATGATCGTAGAAACTTACCCGATTGCATTGAAGAAATTCATGAAATTCACGAAAACAAAATCTGTGACCCTGGCAGAACGCATCGGTTACGATGTATCCTATATCAGTAAGTGGATCAACGGAGCCAAGCTGCCATCGTCACGGGCTATAGAACGCGTCAATGAAGATGCGGCTGCACTCTTTGCTGAAACGATTGAAAAACTCGATCGCCGCGAAGACTGCTGCCGCTATTTTTCTTTTCCCGACACGACAGAAGACCTGACCTTCGCCATCAGCGACTATCTAAGCCGGGCATACCGCACGTCGCTCCAAAACGGACGCACTGAAAAAAGCAAGAAATCCTGGCCTGTCCGCATCGTCACGAGCCATCAGAAAGCCGCCCACTTCTTAAAAGATTTATTCCGAAAAAAAATCCCTACCCTGACGGGCAAGGAAGAATTAGTCATTTATGGAGAATTCTTTGATTTCTATGACGATGGCTTTTGGTCTTACCTCGACGTGCCGTCCCACTATAAACGCCTGCGCATCCGCATCGGTCTGGACAAGGAAAAACTGCGCCGCCATCCTAAATACGTGACCCGACTCTACGCCGTCCTCAATCGCTTCATGGATGCAGAATTCACTTTTTACGACTTCTCTGCCCTGAGCGACGCCAACCTCATCATCCTCAAGGACCAGTTCGTCATCCAGTATTCGCTTCAAAGCCACCGGGGGATGATGATGTGTTCCTATATCGATGATCCAGCCGTCGTTCACGACATTTACGAGCGCTTTGGCGTCCACCATACACCGAAACTCCTCACGCATATCCAGAGCCCTTGGAACGACGACTACGGCTACCGCACGTCCTTCTATGAAACGTCGCGGTTCTGCTTCTTCCTGACCAACGGCATCGAATACCTCCTGCCACAGGAAGTATTCGACCGGCTTATTTCCGAATCGTCGGCCGACCGAGCCGGCAATATCGAGCGGCTATGCATTACCTGGGAAGAAATCATCGCCAAAGCCCGCGTATCGCTCATCGTGCCGACGCCCTCCTTCATGCGCTATCTGGAAACGGGACACATCGACTTGACCGACGTCCAGTATACCTTGACGCCAAGCGAACGGATTGAACATTTGAAGGTCATCGCCCGGACGCTGACCCAGAGCCAGTGCATCACCTTGTCGACGATGCACTTGTCGCCGGCCTTCCTGTCCTACAAAGAAGCCAACCTGTCCTTTTATTCCAACTACCGCATGAGCTTCTTCAAAAAGAATACCCTGGCCATGAACAGCCAGGCCGACCCGTTCTACATCATCGTCGACAAAGAGTTGGATAAGATGGTCCTGGACTACTTCGACAGCATGACAAAGGCGTCATACTGCCAGCCTTGCAACGGTCCGGAACTGGAAAGCAAAATCAGGATCTACCAACACATGCTGGAAAAAATCACCAGTTTAGCTGGCGCATAG
- a CDS encoding Rid family hydrolase, with amino-acid sequence MQNQVKVSTGMVLTKLIVIAVLGAVMIPYWNLANVGAFPNMNDFGAVNAVYASFFKKTLPARSCVEIGKLPMNGDVEVEVVAYCK; translated from the coding sequence TTGCAGAATCAGGTTAAAGTATCGACCGGTATGGTACTGACGAAATTAATCGTTATAGCCGTATTGGGAGCTGTCATGATTCCCTATTGGAATCTGGCAAATGTAGGTGCATTTCCTAATATGAATGATTTTGGTGCTGTTAATGCCGTATATGCCAGTTTCTTTAAGAAAACGCTGCCTGCCCGGTCTTGTGTGGAAATCGGCAAACTCCCCATGAATGGCGATGTAGAGGTAGAAGTAGTTGCTTACTGCAAGTAA
- a CDS encoding acetyl-CoA hydrolase/transferase family protein: MYKLSQIPEEYKKKLITAEQAAALVKDGDRVSYGLGCAAPYDIDIEIGKRAKDLHGVEIVATTVVKDEPYAAYLNSDSNEQIRFATAHMNGFERKMSKDGRCWFIPILFNELPKYWENIDKLIIQVHPMDQWGNFNLGPQASDLRGLIRAAKTIILEVNQNMPKALGYETELNLCDVDYVVEGSNHPMPQIPNRAGTPVDDKIADYIIPMIEDGSTLQLGIGGIPSAVGRKLAESDVKDLSGHTEMLVDSYVDLYEAGKITGNKNRDKGKIIYAFAGGTQRLYDFINDNQIVFNAPVSYVNNVGVVASIDKFISINGCIDLDLYGQVNAETAGYQQISGTGGQLDFAQGAFASNGGKSFICVHSTRKFKDGHVESLIKPTLPAGTVITTPRSAVHYIVTEYGTALLKGKSTWERAEALINIAHPDFREELIKDAEKMGIWTKTSKISM, encoded by the coding sequence ATGTACAAACTTTCACAAATCCCTGAAGAGTATAAGAAAAAATTGATTACGGCTGAACAGGCGGCAGCCCTCGTCAAAGATGGCGACCGCGTTTCTTATGGCCTCGGCTGCGCTGCTCCGTATGATATCGATATCGAAATCGGTAAGCGGGCTAAAGACCTGCACGGCGTTGAAATCGTCGCTACGACTGTCGTCAAAGACGAACCGTATGCAGCTTATCTGAATAGTGATTCGAACGAACAAATCCGCTTCGCAACGGCTCATATGAACGGGTTTGAACGCAAGATGTCCAAAGATGGCCGCTGCTGGTTCATTCCTATTCTCTTCAACGAATTGCCGAAGTATTGGGAAAACATCGATAAACTCATCATCCAGGTTCATCCTATGGACCAGTGGGGCAACTTCAATCTCGGGCCTCAGGCTTCGGACCTTCGCGGCTTGATCCGTGCAGCTAAGACGATCATTCTCGAAGTCAACCAGAACATGCCGAAAGCCCTGGGCTATGAAACGGAACTGAACCTCTGCGACGTTGACTATGTCGTCGAAGGTTCGAATCATCCTATGCCGCAGATCCCCAACCGGGCAGGTACGCCGGTCGACGACAAAATCGCCGATTACATCATCCCCATGATTGAAGACGGCAGTACGCTTCAGCTCGGTATCGGCGGTATCCCGTCGGCTGTCGGCCGCAAACTGGCTGAATCGGATGTCAAAGATTTGAGCGGTCATACGGAAATGCTCGTCGATTCCTATGTCGACCTCTATGAAGCCGGCAAGATTACGGGCAACAAGAACCGCGATAAAGGTAAAATCATTTATGCTTTTGCCGGTGGTACACAGCGCCTCTATGATTTCATCAACGATAACCAGATCGTCTTCAATGCGCCGGTAAGCTACGTCAACAACGTCGGCGTCGTTGCCAGCATCGATAAATTCATCTCCATCAACGGCTGCATCGACCTTGACCTCTATGGCCAGGTCAACGCTGAAACGGCTGGCTATCAGCAGATTAGCGGAACCGGCGGCCAGCTCGACTTCGCCCAGGGCGCTTTCGCATCCAACGGCGGCAAGAGCTTCATCTGCGTCCATTCGACGCGTAAATTCAAGGATGGCCATGTCGAATCCCTGATCAAACCGACCCTCCCGGCTGGCACGGTCATCACGACGCCGCGTTCGGCTGTCCACTACATCGTCACCGAATACGGTACAGCCCTGCTGAAAGGCAAATCGACGTGGGAACGCGCCGAAGCCTTGATCAACATCGCTCATCCGGACTTCCGTGAAGAACTCATCAAAGATGCAGAAAAGATGGGCATCTGGACCAAGACCAGCAAGATTTCCATGTAA
- a CDS encoding RNA-guided endonuclease TnpB family protein, whose translation MIVNKAYRYRIYPTTAQKMMFAKTFGCVRFIYNKMLSDRIDYYKETGQKLNNTPAQYKEEFPWLKEVDSLALANAQLNLNKAYSHFWNDSQHFGKPRFKSKKNSRASYSTNNQKGSVRIEDHKVKLPKVGWVKLCQHRPLPENSIIKTVTISKTPSGKYYISMLVEYENQVLPVIPKTFLGLDFAMHGLYVASDEEDAKYPDFLRKAEKRLAKAQRKLSKKQKGSHNREKQRLRVAILHEKVANQRRDFLHKKARYLADRYDAIGIEDISVKAMAKRKKGGKFSFGKSVADNGWNMFTNMLEYKLAWQGKQLIKIDKWYPSSQLCHICGYQNHETKELSVREWNCPKCGSHHNRDKNAAINIREEARRISA comes from the coding sequence ATGATAGTGAATAAGGCATACCGATACAGAATCTATCCGACAACGGCACAGAAAATGATGTTTGCCAAGACCTTTGGGTGTGTCCGATTCATCTACAACAAGATGCTGAGTGACCGCATTGACTATTATAAGGAAACCGGCCAAAAGCTGAATAACACGCCTGCGCAGTACAAGGAAGAATTCCCTTGGCTAAAGGAAGTCGATAGTTTAGCCCTTGCCAATGCCCAACTGAATCTGAACAAGGCATACAGCCACTTTTGGAATGACAGCCAGCATTTCGGCAAGCCGCGCTTCAAGTCAAAGAAAAATAGTCGCGCTTCGTATTCTACGAACAACCAGAAGGGTTCTGTCCGAATCGAGGACCATAAGGTGAAACTGCCAAAAGTCGGCTGGGTGAAATTATGCCAGCATCGCCCCTTGCCAGAGAACAGTATCATAAAGACCGTAACCATCAGCAAGACGCCATCAGGAAAGTACTATATCAGTATGCTGGTGGAGTATGAAAACCAAGTACTCCCTGTCATACCGAAGACCTTCCTTGGCTTGGATTTTGCGATGCACGGCTTGTATGTGGCTTCCGATGAGGAGGATGCTAAATATCCAGATTTCCTGCGGAAGGCAGAGAAAAGACTGGCTAAGGCGCAGCGGAAGCTATCCAAAAAGCAAAAAGGAAGTCACAACAGGGAAAAGCAAAGACTGCGCGTAGCTATTCTTCATGAGAAAGTGGCCAATCAACGCCGGGATTTCCTGCACAAGAAGGCCCGCTACCTTGCAGACCGCTATGATGCCATTGGTATTGAGGATATCAGCGTCAAAGCGATGGCAAAGCGGAAAAAGGGTGGCAAGTTCAGCTTTGGCAAATCCGTAGCGGACAATGGCTGGAATATGTTCACGAACATGCTGGAATATAAGCTGGCTTGGCAAGGCAAACAGCTTATCAAGATAGACAAGTGGTATCCGAGCAGCCAGCTGTGCCATATTTGCGGATATCAGAACCACGAAACCAAGGAATTGTCTGTAAGGGAATGGAATTGCCCGAAATGTGGAAGTCACCATAATCGCGATAAAAACGCAGCCATCAATATCCGAGAAGAAGCCAGGCGAATATCAGCCTGA
- a CDS encoding DMT family transporter, producing the protein MYQSQAKGTILLLITALIWGAAFVAQSVGMDYIGPFTFSAARDVIAIVVLIPVILLFTDKRADGTYPPILHQLKPDRITLIGGAWCGLVLGAADTLQQVGISMTTAGKAGFITALYIILVPLLGRFMGRKVSRIIVICVALAIAGFYLLCINGDFQVSFGDFLVLCCAVFFALHILVIDHFLLKKANSIKLSWVQFATAFLFSGTLTVLFEQPDWSALWAAKWPLLYAGGLSSGVAYTLQIVGQKYTEPTTATLIMSLESVFAALAGWLILGEVMTAKELTGCVLVFAAVILAQIPLPHISFRQKNHNHQ; encoded by the coding sequence ATGTATCAGTCACAAGCAAAGGGCACGATACTGCTGCTCATTACAGCCCTCATCTGGGGGGCGGCCTTTGTCGCTCAGAGCGTCGGCATGGACTATATCGGCCCTTTTACTTTCAGCGCCGCCCGCGATGTCATCGCCATCGTCGTCCTCATCCCGGTCATCCTGCTGTTTACCGATAAAAGGGCAGATGGGACGTATCCGCCAATTTTGCACCAGTTGAAGCCGGATCGCATCACCCTCATAGGCGGGGCCTGGTGCGGCCTGGTCCTGGGCGCCGCCGATACGCTGCAGCAGGTCGGTATCTCCATGACGACAGCTGGGAAAGCCGGGTTCATCACGGCCCTGTATATCATTCTCGTCCCCCTCCTGGGCCGCTTCATGGGCCGCAAGGTCTCGCGGATCATCGTAATCTGCGTCGCCCTGGCCATTGCCGGCTTTTACCTCTTATGCATCAACGGCGATTTCCAAGTTTCTTTCGGCGACTTCCTGGTCCTCTGCTGTGCCGTCTTCTTCGCCCTGCACATCCTGGTCATCGACCATTTTCTCTTGAAAAAAGCCAACAGCATCAAGTTGTCCTGGGTCCAGTTCGCCACGGCCTTTCTCTTTTCCGGCACCCTGACAGTCCTCTTCGAGCAGCCCGACTGGTCCGCCCTGTGGGCTGCCAAATGGCCCCTTCTCTACGCCGGCGGCCTGTCCAGCGGCGTCGCCTACACCTTGCAAATCGTTGGCCAGAAATATACCGAACCGACAACGGCGACCCTCATCATGAGCCTGGAATCAGTTTTTGCCGCCTTAGCAGGCTGGCTTATCCTGGGAGAAGTCATGACAGCCAAAGAATTGACCGGCTGCGTCCTCGTCTTCGCCGCCGTCATCTTAGCGCAGATTCCCTTGCCGCACATCTCTTTCCGACAGAAGAATCATAACCACCAGTAA
- a CDS encoding MalY/PatB family protein, translated as MTYDFDEIIDRKHTNALNTDGFRGYIFHDFEGKKTFPFKDDEFVRMWVADMEFAMCPAIIQAIKDRADKRIIGYSQVFEPEFFQAYNSWCEKMYGWTYPKEEICFSLGIIPALYTLVDLLLGDYDYAIINTPAYGYFQHPIDERHKHAIHNKLKCDAQGNWTIDFDALEKDASNPFAKLLIWCNPQNPTGRVWTEEELRKVAAIVEKHNLWIISDEIHCDLLRQGVKHIPMAKIMPEYKKLITCTSVSKAFNMAGMMFAEIIIRDKGLRDLYIGTTNAYAMNVNPLSIAAHQAAYEHGSEWLDQLKTYLDGNFQFVKDTLDRELPDITFQIPQATYLAWVNMNPYLGDVEDIPDFMANKAGVLLEGGDALFVDNAKGYIRLNLAMPRVIVDKGLQRIVKAVKAHQAE; from the coding sequence ATGACGTACGATTTTGATGAAATCATTGACAGAAAACATACGAATGCACTCAATACGGATGGGTTCCGTGGCTACATTTTCCATGATTTTGAAGGGAAAAAGACCTTTCCGTTCAAGGACGATGAATTTGTCCGCATGTGGGTAGCCGATATGGAATTTGCCATGTGCCCGGCTATTATCCAGGCAATCAAAGACCGGGCCGACAAGCGCATCATCGGATACAGCCAGGTGTTTGAACCGGAATTTTTCCAGGCCTATAATTCCTGGTGTGAAAAGATGTACGGCTGGACCTATCCGAAAGAAGAAATCTGCTTTTCTCTGGGTATCATACCGGCATTGTATACATTAGTCGATCTGCTTCTTGGCGACTATGATTATGCCATCATCAATACGCCGGCATACGGATATTTCCAGCACCCGATTGATGAACGGCATAAACACGCTATCCACAATAAGCTGAAATGTGATGCTCAGGGAAATTGGACCATCGATTTTGATGCATTAGAAAAAGACGCCTCCAATCCGTTTGCCAAACTTCTTATCTGGTGCAATCCACAGAATCCGACGGGACGGGTCTGGACAGAAGAAGAACTCCGCAAGGTAGCGGCTATTGTAGAAAAACATAATCTTTGGATTATCAGTGACGAAATCCATTGCGATCTCCTGCGCCAGGGCGTTAAACATATCCCCATGGCTAAGATTATGCCAGAATATAAAAAACTGATTACCTGCACCTCTGTATCCAAAGCATTCAATATGGCGGGGATGATGTTTGCCGAAATCATCATCCGCGATAAAGGGCTGCGCGATCTCTATATCGGTACGACCAATGCCTATGCCATGAACGTAAATCCCCTTTCTATCGCCGCCCATCAGGCAGCTTACGAACACGGGAGTGAATGGCTGGACCAGCTCAAGACGTATCTGGACGGGAATTTCCAGTTTGTGAAGGACACTCTGGACAGAGAACTCCCGGATATCACCTTCCAGATTCCACAGGCAACCTATCTGGCATGGGTCAACATGAATCCGTATCTCGGCGATGTGGAAGATATTCCTGATTTCATGGCTAATAAAGCAGGGGTTCTCCTGGAAGGAGGAGATGCACTCTTTGTCGATAATGCAAAAGGCTATATCCGCCTCAATCTGGCTATGCCGCGGGTTATCGTTGACAAAGGCCTGCAGCGTATCGTAAAGGCCGTTAAAGCCCATCAGGCTGAATAA
- a CDS encoding helix-turn-helix domain-containing protein gives MNILKKQKNVYNDIRGDFMSLVTENTGKAIRTFRKKNKLTVQELADRICKSKATVSKYESGKISLDLDTLFDIAQVLQVRLEQLLYMPPENVPTETVTVPNFFKNLNHMYIYMYDGRNNHLNRTIINVFPENQHIFPAIMYMNIKNYNEYQNCENTYTGTISHYDALTTMEFQNQDTYIEKYIIRILASFLDAPTKWAMGFGVSSRPLMPVATKMLISKKILPETDDLIKSLMISKEDIRRMKQYNMLSFV, from the coding sequence TTGAATATTTTAAAGAAACAAAAAAACGTGTACAATGACATCAGAGGTGATTTCATGTCTCTGGTAACAGAAAATACGGGTAAGGCAATCCGTACATTCCGGAAAAAGAATAAGCTGACCGTCCAGGAACTGGCGGATCGCATCTGTAAGAGCAAAGCAACAGTTTCCAAATATGAAAGCGGTAAAATTTCTTTGGATTTGGATACCCTGTTCGATATTGCACAGGTATTACAGGTCCGCCTCGAGCAGTTATTATACATGCCACCGGAAAATGTCCCAACAGAAACTGTAACCGTTCCCAATTTCTTCAAAAATCTGAATCACATGTACATATATATGTATGATGGCCGTAATAACCATCTGAACCGCACGATTATCAATGTATTTCCGGAAAATCAGCATATATTTCCAGCCATCATGTACATGAATATAAAGAATTATAATGAATATCAGAATTGTGAAAACACTTATACAGGAACAATATCCCATTACGACGCCCTGACCACTATGGAATTCCAGAATCAGGATACCTATATAGAAAAATATATTATCCGCATCCTCGCGTCGTTTTTAGATGCTCCCACCAAATGGGCCATGGGATTCGGCGTTTCTTCCCGACCATTAATGCCCGTCGCTACCAAAATGCTTATTTCAAAAAAAATTCTCCCGGAAACAGACGACCTCATCAAATCTCTGATGATTTCCAAAGAGGATATCCGCCGCATGAAGCAATACAACATGCTATCTTTCGTATAA